From Streptomyces sp. NBC_01551:
ATGCGCACGGCGAACGTGTAGGTGATGGCGCCGACGGCGACGTACCCCACGTAGTCGGACGAGCCGGTGGCCGAGGTGAAGGCGGAATCGACCTCGCCACCGCCGACCGCCTTGTAGGCGAGGTAGGCCAGGACGATGGTGAGCGCGCCGGTGAGCACGGTCGACGTGAAGTACGTCCAGGGGTAGGCGCGCCGGGTCAGGGCCCACATGCGCCAGAAGGTGGCGAGGACGACGGACACGGGTCAGGCACTCCCCATGTCGATGATGTCCGACTCGGCCAGTTCGGCGAGGAGTTCGAGCACGTCGGCGGTGGCCTCGTCGGCGTCGATGCCGTACTCGGCGGCCAGCAGTTCGCCGATCGCACGGGCTGAGCGGCTGCCGTCGACGTTCTGGAGGATGAAGGCCGCGGACTCGGAGAGCTCCAGGGCGCTCGGCCCGTTGGCCGCGAGGAGCTTGCCCCGGAACTTCCTGAACCGGGTCTCGGGCTTCGGGCGGGGTACGGCGTCCGCCGCGGGCGTGGTCGTCATCGCTCAGATCTCCACTTCCATGGAAAGGCTCTTGCACAGGGTGATTACGTCCTCGACCCACGCGCGGGGGGCCGCGGAGTCGAAGTCGCGCATGGTCTCGACGGCCCAGTACCGCTCGTACGGGAGGGCCTCGGGGCGGGCCGCGGCCATCCGCCGGGCGCGCCACTTGACGAGGCGCCCGCACTCCCCGTGGGAGGCGAGCAGGGCGTCCACGGCGTGCCCGAAGGCCTGCCGGACCGAGAGGACGGCGCTGTCCAGGTCGTCCACGGCCAGCTGGCCGAGCGCGTCCTCGACGAAGTCGTCGGCGTTGGTCAGGCAGTACGAGACGACGACCGCGCGGAACGCCGACTGCTCGATCTCCCGCTGCCGTTCGCGCACCCAGTCCTCGCCGGACAGCGGGCGGCAGGCGAGCAGCCGCTCCAAGAGCTGTTCCTCGTCGCGGGTGACCATCTGGCCGATGGAACGCCCGGCGTCGAACTCGGCCCAGGAGACCTTGGCGAGGACTTCCCCGATCTGGCCGTCGGTCCAGTACTTCAGCTCCCGGCGCCGGCCGTCCCCGGCCCCGGGGAAGTGCGCGGTGGGCACGTCGGGGCGGGTGAGCGGGACCCGGATGGATCCGGAGGCGGCCCCGGTCCACGGCTCGTCGGTGACGACGTAGATGTCGACGTCGCTGGAGGGGTTCGCCCAGCCGCGGGCGAGCGAGCCGACGACGAAGGCGGCGCGGTGGTCCGCGGGCAGCAGACCGCGGCCCGACACCTCGTCGAGGCAGCGGGTGAAGTCGAACGTCATGGGGTTGGCCTTCCGGAGCGAGCGCACTGGAACTGGAGCACCGCGGGCGGGATGTTGTTGAGGAGGTGGGCCAGCAGCGCGGGGTAGAGCGAGTGCGAGGCCGCGGTGAGGGCGAGCAGCGCCACCGCCGAGCCGATCTCCACGCCCATGGCGCGGGCCGAGTCGCGGCCGTTGGCGCCGGGCGGGATGTGGTGGCGGGCCACGAACGCGGCCGCCGCGAGCAGGCCGAGGGGGGCGGCCGGGCCGGCGGCGGCGCTCAGCACGACGCCGCGGAACAGGGCCTCCTCGCCGGCGGGGCCGACGAGGGTCGCGGTGGCCCGGGCGTACCCGTGGCCGGGGCGCGTCGGCCCGGCGAGGAACGCCAGCTCACCGGTGACCAGGGCGCGCGGGTTCATCCCGCTGGCCAGGATCAGGCAGCCGCCGAGCGCGGCGCCCGCCGCGAACCACCACCAGTCGGCCCCCCGGCCCAGCCAGGAGGCGCCGCTCCACGCGGCGACGGCGATGGCCCCGAGCGGTGCGATGAGCCCGCAGAGCGTCTCCGTCCAGAACCCGGCGACGGAGCGGGTGGTGCGGGGCAGCCGCCAGGGCAGGCACAGCAGCAGCGTCTCCGCCACGAGCAGCGCCGCCACGGCCCGCGCGGAGCCGCCCGTGCTCCACAGGGCGGCCGCGAAGGCGAGGACGCAGGCGGCGGCCGCCAGCCGCCCCCGGGACAGCGGCCACCGTGCCCAGTCGTAGACGCGGGGGAACGGCAGGGCGGTGTCCCGGGAACGGTCGGCGGCCGGGGCGGCGGACGTCATCAGGCCCGCGCCGCCGGCTCGGCCAGGGTGATGACACCGAGCTCGGCCGACTCGAACAGGGGCTCCTCGACCTCGGAGAGCGGGCAGCCGACGGCCGCGAGCAGCTCGTCGATGCCGCGCTCGCCGTCGATGGCGTCCAGCATCCGCAGCCACGCGGGTGTCTCGGAGCCGTCCACGACGTACTGGATCTCCCCGTTGACCAGGACGTAGCGCACGTCCGGCTCACCGGGCTCGGCCAGCAGCAGCACCGAGTCGTGCAGCGTGGGAACCAGGGCGCCGTGCCGCTCGGCCCGGTTCAGCACGTGTGCCTCGATGGCGCGGCGCTCGGCGTCCCAGTCGGTCACGGCCAGCGCGGTGGGAACGGCGGCGGGCCGGGCGTCCACGGGGGCGGCGGGCGGCTGCTGCGCCATCTGGTCCAGCAGGCCGAGGTTGACGACGCGCAGCAGGAACTCGACGTGCCCGGAGGTCGGGTCGTCCTGGAGGGCGCGGAGCGTGGCGCGGGCGTTGTCCGCGTCGATGTACTCCTTGGCGCGGGCGCCCGACAGGGCCTCCTCCAGCAGCGCGTCCCCGTTCGCGGCGAGCATGGCGGCGAAGGCGCGGTAGGTGTGGTGGACGCCGTCGCCGTAGAAGAACGGCACCTTGGGGCGGTCGGCGTACTCGCGCGGCAGGACGTCGGCCAGTCCGTCGCGCAGGATCCGCTTGTCCCAGATCAGGCGCGGGCGCAGCTCGGGCGGGACGGAGGCGGCCAGTTCCACCAGCCGGTGGTCGAGGAACGGGACGCGGGCCTCGATTCCGCTGCCGGCGGCGGTGCGGTCCTCGTGCCAGCAGTTGTACTGCTGGATGTCGCGGTACTTCCAGCGCCAGAAGCGCTGGTACGAGTCGTCGGCGCGGGCGCCGTCGCGCAGCACGTCCGCCCGTACGAGGGGGTGCGCGGCGGACTGCTCCCACCACGCGGCGGTGCCGCGCATCCGGTGGCGGTGGTCGCGCAGCGCCATCTCGTCGAGGTTGGACAGGAACCCGCCCCAGTCGCCGCCCTCGGCGGCGGTCACGGAGTAGCCGCCGTTGAACTCGTCGCTGCCGCCGCCCAGGAGCATGCCCTTGATCTCGGGGAACTCGCTCTTGACGTAGCGGTAGAGCTCGCGCTTGTAGAACACCTCGGGGCTGCACTGCGGGCTCTCCAGCAGCCACAGCAGGTCCTTCCACTCCTCGGCGGAGGGAACCCGCCGGGTGTCGAAGACGACCTGGTGGTTGTCGAGCCCGAGGAGCAGCGCGGCCCGGTGCCCGTGCTCGGAGTCGCCGTTGACGAGCGTGCTGCCGTTGAGCGCGGTGAAGGTCCGGGGGCGGATGGTGCTGAGCGCGGCGACGGCGGCCGAGTCGACGCCGCCGGAGAGGAACAGGCCCAGCTCCACGTCCGAGGTCTCGCATTCGCGGACCGATTCGGAGAGGAGTTCCCGGTACCGTCCGATGAATTCATCGGCGGACAGGTCGTCGCGGAATGCGCCGATATCCGGGAAGGACCAGTAACGGTGCGATGCGGAACTACCGTCGGCCAGGTCGAAGCTGAGAATGGTCCCGGCCGGTACGAGTTCGATTCCGCGGAACCAGGTGTTGGGCGGGCCGTCGACGAGATCGGGGGCGCCGCCCAGTGCCTGGTCCGCCAGTGCCCCGCTCCAGTCCACTTCCCGCGGGCAGGCGGGATCCTGGAAGAGCGCCTTCATTTCGGAACCGAATACGAGGCGTTCCCGGTTCTGGTGGTAGAAGAGCGGCTTCACGCCGAAGCGGTCGCGCGCGAAGAGGATCCTGTTGCGGGCCTTGTCCCAGAGGACGACGGCGAACATGCCGCGCACGTCGTCGAGGAAGCGCAGGCCCTTCTGCTGGTACAGGTGGACCAGGACCTCGCAGTCCGACCCGGTGCGCATGCGTACACCGGACGGGAGCCCCGCGGCGAGTTCGCGGTGGTTGTACACCTCGCCGTTGGCGATGAGCACCACATTGCCGTCGGGGCTGTGCAGCGGCTGGCCGCCGGCGGCCGGGTCAACCAGCGAGAGGCGCGTGAAGGCCAGCCCCACCGGGCCGGAGTTCAGCGTTTCCTGCTCGTCGGGACCGCGATGGGCCACGGCGTGGGCCATGCGACGCAGCAGGTCGTCCGTGTCCGCGGGAAGCATCCGCCCGTCGGTACGGGCCAGTCCGGCCAGGCCGCACATATCCACCTCACCAAAGTCTCGAATTTTCGTTCCGGGAAAAGGAAGGGCCGGGCCGCCCGCTCCCGAAAGAGCGGGCGTCCCGGCACTAGCGTCACGGAGAGACGCTCAGGACGGTACCGAAACCGACCTTCTTGGTGGAGGGCTTGATGTACTTCTTCATGGGGAATCACCTCCTTTCCCTTGGGGATTGCGGGCTTTGGGTGCCCCGTGACCGGGGCCCCGTCGGCCTGCTGAGACGACATTAGGCGGAAGATTCCCGGATGCGCTCCTTCATCAAGCTGCAATGCAGGTTGATGGCCTACGCACTGGGTGGTCGGCACAAGGGACGGCACCCACAATCGGTACAGGGCCACTTATCGATTGGGAGTTGTGCTCGTGAAATCCCCTGTAGAAGGCGCACCATGGCCGCACTCGGCTGACTTTCAGGACCGGTTGCCACCGGTGGAGGTCCACTGCCACGGGTTCGGCGACGTCGATTTCTCCGACTTCACCAAGGTCGACCTGGAGCGGCTCGACGCGTGGTGTGCCCGTGAGGGAGTCCTGAGCCTGCCCACCATGTACCTCCACCGCGCGCAGCTGGGGGAGTTCGAGGCGTTCGTCCGCGACTACGACCGCATGCGGAGCGAGGGCGGTCTGCGCCACATCGCCGGCATCGCGCTCGAAGGGCCGCTGCTCGCCAGCCACGGCGGCACGCCCGCCTCCACGGTGTGGGCGCCGTCCCGCGCCGAATGGGAACGCCTCGCCGCGCTCGGCGAGTTCGGGCTGAAGTACACCGTGCTGTCGCCGGACGCGTTCTCGCCCGCCTCCGAGCTCCACGATGCCCCCGGTGCGCGCGAGACGGGCTTCGAATGGCTCGTCCCGCTGCTGATGGCCCACGGCATCCGCCCGGCGCTCGGGCACTTCACCCGCGCCGACCCCGCGCGCAGCGCCGCGCAGGTGGACGAGATCGTGGAGCTCGCCTGGCAGTCGCAGTGGGCCGGCGCGGGAGCGCGCGTGGTCACCGACCACCTGTTCAACGACATGCCGCTGACGATCCGCCACGCCTTCCGCACCACCCGGGCGCGCAAGGAGCGGGACGAGATCATCGCCTCGTACGACCTGCCGAACTGGACGCTGCGCGGCATGGCCGACATCGCCGGACCGGTGCCCGCCGCGATCATGCGGCAGGCCGCGGCCGGCCGGATCGCCGCCTGCATCAACTTCGACGGCGAGCACGTGGACCTGGCCATCGCGGCCCGCGCGGTCCAGCTGATGGGCGTCGAGAACTCGATGATGATGACCGACCGCTGTGACTCGGCGCGCCTCGGTGGCCAGGACCTGCACCAGACCTCCGACAACGGGCTCTGGTACCAGGACGCCGGCGTCGTCGCCGCGGGTTCGGTCCCGCTGGCGCGCCAGATGGCGAACGCCCGCTCGCAGGGCCTGTCCGACGAGGACGTCCACGCCCTCGTCGCCGCCACCGCCCACCGGGTGTTCGGCCTGTCCGTCGGCGCGGATCTGCGCGTCTCCGCCGCGTAACCACACAAGGAGTCACAGATGCTCGACGAACTCGACCGGCTGGTCGTGGACTGGTCGGACCTGCCCAAGGCGCGGGCCCAGACGAAGGAGATCCTCACCGCCCTCAGCGAGGACAAGGCCGCGCTCACCCAGCTGCTGGAGCGCGCCCGTGAGGAGGAGGACCTGTTCGACAAGTGCGAGCACCACCGGCTGCTCGACAAGCTGGTCGTCTACGACGCCCTCGACCGCGGTTTCCGCATCCGGGTGCACGTCTCCACCGAGGACCACCGGGACCGGCCGCACGACCACCGGTTCTCCTTCACCTCGCTGATCGTGCGCGGCCAGTACAAGCACGTCCGGCACGAGCTGACCGGCCGGCTCTCCGAGGAGGACATCCCGGCGGGCGCGCAGGACGACTTCGACGCCGTCCCCACCGACCTGAAGGTGGTGCCCCGCTTCGTCACGCACGAGCAGGCCGGCAACTGCTACACCCTGCACCACAGCGAGATCCACACCACCTACACGACGCCGGACACCGTGTCGCTGTTCCTGCGCGGTCCCGTCGAGAAGGAGCGCTCGATCATCACCGAGCGCGAGACCGGCCGTGTGTGGTGGCGGTTCGGCGAGGACAAGGAGAAGGCCTCGCGCCGCGGCAGCAAGCGGATCAGCAAGGCGTACTTCGACGACCTCACCGGCCGGCTGCGCGCCATGGAGGTGCTGTGATGGCGACCCGACCGGGCGACGACCTGCTGTACCCGGCGTACGCCGAACTCCTGGAGCCGCCCACGGCCGGCGACGTCGCGGCGGCCGAGGCCTTCATGGCGTCACTGCCCGCGGTGCGCTGGGACGATCTGGAGGCCGCCGCGGAGATCACGCAGGCCGTCGCGCGCCGGATCGGCGACGACCGCCCGCTGCTGCGCGCCCTGCTGGCCCGGGCCGTCGCGGATCCCGTGCTGCGCGAGAAGTTCGAGTGCCACGCGCTCGACGACAAGATCGTGATCTGGGACGACCAGGCCAAGGGGCTGCGCATCCGCCTGCGGCTGGCCAACACCGACCAGTACGAGCGGGTGCACAACCACCGCTACAGCTTCACCGCGTACATCCTGCACGGCGCCTACCGGCACACGCTGTACGCGACGGACCAGCCGCTGGACGAGACCGCCGACGTGAGCCGCTTCTGGGCGCACTTCGTGCGCGAGGAGCCGGCGGGGCGCTGCATCACGCTCGACCACGAGCAGCTGCACACCACCATCACGGAGCCCGAGACCATCTCGCTGATGATCCAGAGCCCCGCCCGCAAGCAGCGCGCCTTCATGATCCGCCGCGAGGACGGCCACGTCTGGTACCGGTACGGGGCCGCGGACGAGACCTCGGAGCGCCGCGCGGAAGTACGCATGTCCGACGACCGGCTGCGGCACTGGCTGTCCCGCCTCGGCGCGCACGGCGTGCTGTGAGCACCGCCTTCGGCCACCTGAGGTACGGACCCTCCGCCTGGCAGCGGATCGACCTGTACGGGCCGCTCGACGAGCCGGCCGACGCCCCGGCGCCGGTCGTGCTCGTCCACGGCGGCTACTGGCGCCACGACCGGACGGCCCAGGACTTGGAGCCGCTGGCGTGCGCGCTGGCGGCGGCCGGGCACCGGGTCGCGGTGCCGGAGTACCGGCCGGGCTGGGACGGCGGTCAGTGGCCCGGGGCGGCCGAGGACTGCACGGCCGCGCTGCGGCTCCTCGCGCAGCGGGACCCGCGCTGGCTGGGGGCCACCCTCGTCGGGCACTCGGCGGGAGCGCACCTGCTGCTCAGCGCCGTCGCGGGGACCGGGGCCGGCGCCCGCCTGGTGCTGCTCGCGCCGGTCGCGGACCTCGTGGAGGCGGCCCGCCTCGGCGTGGGCGACGGCGCGGTGGACACGTTCCTGGCGGCCCATCTGCTGGGCGGCGGGAGCCACACGGACGCGACCCCGCGGCTCGGCCCCGGCGACGCGGCGTCCGTCACGGTGGTCGTCGCCGAGGAGGACCAGGCCGTGCCCGCGGCGCTGTCCGCGCACCAGCTCGACACCTGGACCGCCCAGGGGCTCCCGGTGACGGAGGTGCGCCTCGCGGGCGCCCGCCACATGCACCTGGTCAACCCCCGGCGCCCGGCCTGGGAGACGGTGCTGCGCCTGCTCGCGGGCGCGACCGGGGCCCCGGAGGAGTCGGCATGACGGACACGGCCGGCGCGCGTCCGCTGCGGATCGGCGTCCTCGTCTCCGCGACGGGCGCCAACCTCTCCACCCTGCTCGACCTGCAGCGCCGCGAGCCGGAGCGGTTCCAGGTCGCCCTGGTCGCCTCGCACGGCGAACGGGCCGGCGCGCTGCGCGTCGCCCGGGAGGCCGGAGTCGAGACGTGGACCGGAGACTTCGACGAGGTCTGCGGCCTGGCCTCGCGGGCCGAGGGCCCCGAGGACCGGACCCGCTACCGGGCGCTCGCCCGTACCTGGCACGACGGGCTGGACGACCGCATCCGCGCCTGGGAGCGCGGCAACGGAGACCTGGACCTGATCGTGCTGGCCTACCACCGCTGGATCGAGGGGCGGCTGCTGGAGCGCTACCGCGGCCGCATGATCAACCAGCACCCCGGTGACCTCAGCGTCCTCGACGCGCAGGGCAGGCGGGTGCTCGTCGGCAAGGATCCCGTGCGGACGGCGATGCGCCTGGGCCACCGCTCCACCCGGACGTCGTGCTTCCTGGTGGACGGGACCCGCGATGGCGGGCCGGTGCTGTGCATGGGCCCCGAGGTTGCGACGGGCGGGCGGCCGGCCACCGTCGAGGCCGCCTGGCAGCAGGAACTGGAGCAGAAGGAGCGCAGCGACCGGGCCTGCCTGGAGTGGACGGTACGGGCCTTGGCCGACGGGCGCGTGACGGTGTCCGACCGGACGCACCGCGACGGGAGCCGGGTCGTGCTGGTGGACGGAAACGAGACGCCGCTGGGCGGTATGAGGATGGCGGAGGAGGGGCGATGACGAGCACTGACGTCGTGACGGCCGAGGTGGCGGGGGACGCGGCGGCCACGCCGGGGGCAGCGGCAGCCGGCCCGGGCCCGCTGCCCGGGGACGGCCGTTCCGCAGTGTCCCCCCGGGCCTTCGACGCCCTCACCGCCGACCCGGCCAAGCGGGCGGCGTACCGCCTCGACACGTACGCGCGCGAGGGACTCGACCTGTTCCGCCCGCCCGGCGACCGGGCCTGGCTGTACGCGACGACGTTCGTGGTGCTCAAGCCGGACGCCTTCGCCGGCCGCCGGTGCGGCCTGATCCTCGACATCCTGGAGGAGGAGGGCTGGCTTCCGATCGCCGCCCACCCCCTGCGCTTCGACCCGCTCCTGACCCGCGAGATCTGGCGCTACCAGTTCAACGCGGCCTCGGCGCAGCGCATCGCCGTCGTGGACCACCTCCTGGGCTCGGGGCCCTCGCTGCTGGTGCTGCTGCGCGACACGCGCCGCGCGCCGGGGCTGCCCGCGAGCGTCCGGCTCACCGCGGCCAAGGGCGCCGCCGACCCCGGGGCCGCCCACGGCCGGGACCTGCGGACCCGGTTCGGGCGCGTGAACGGCCTGTTCAACTTCGTCCACACGGCCGATGAACCGGCCGACCTGGTACGGGAGTTGCGGCTGTTCGGCTACCGTACCGGCGCCTCGTTCCTGCGCTCGGCGCTCGGCGCGGCTCCGGCGCAGCAGGGCGAGCCCTGCCCGGCGCGCGCCCTGCTGCCCGAGCTGGAGCGCGAGATCCCGGCGCACGACCTGGACGTGACGCGGAGCCTGGACAGGCTGGCGGCCCGCGACGACGGCTGGGGCGAGCTGGCCCGGCTGCACGCGGCGCCGGAGCGGGTGGGCCGCTGGCTGGAGGAGCTGGAGACCACCGAGCTGCCCGAGGGCGGCGCGCGCTGGGACGTACTCTCCGTACTGACCGGCTGGATCGAGTGCAACGAGCCGGGCGTGGCGCCGCTGCTCGCCACCGTCGCGGCGACCGACTGGAGGAACAACGGATGAGGCCGCTCCCCGATGACGTGCAGGCCGTGGTCTTCGACTGCGACGGGCTGCTGGTCGACACCGAGGTCTGCTGGACGCGCGCGGAGACGGCCATCTTCGCCGCACACGGCCACGGGTTCGGCCCGGAGCAGAAGGCGCTGGTGATCGGCCGCACCCTGGCCGCGGCCGGCGACGCGATGGCGGACTACTTCGGCCGCGCGGGCGCGGGCGGCGAACTCGCCGCCGAACTCCTGGACGGGGTGCGCCGGGAGCTGGCGAAGGGCGCCGACGCGCTGCCCGGCGCGGTGGAGCTGGTGAAGGCGTGTGCGGCGGCCGTCCCGGTGGCGGTGGCCAGCAACAGCCCGCGCGAACTGCTCGACACGGCGCTCGCCTCGGCCGGACTCGCCGGCTTCTTCCCGGTGTCGTTCGCCGCCGACGAGGTGGAATCGGCCAAACCCGCGCCCGACCTCTACCTCGCGGCGTGCGCCGCGCTGGGCGCGGATCCGGCCAGGTCGGTCGCCTTCGAGGACTCCGCCACCGGCATCGCCGCCGCGCGCGCGGCCGGGCTGTACGTGGTGACCGTACCGTCGTTGAGCGGCGCCGAGCTGGATCACGACCTGCTGGCCGGATCCCTCGCGGAGCCCGGTCTGGTCCGGTGGTCGCAGGGGCTCGGTGCGCGTGCCGGACGTTGACGATCCGATGGTCTGCCTGTGCATGCGGGTGTCGGAGAGCGAGCTGGTGGCCGCGGTCCGCGTCGGCAACCGGGACCTGCCGGCGATCCGGGAGGCCACCGGCGCCAACACCGGCTGCGGGGACTGCGCGCCGGACATCGAGGACCTGATCGATGCAGCTAGTTGCAGTGCACCCTCCGGAGGCTGAAAGCCCTAGGTGAATCGATCATTCATGCCTGACTGTGGGGATCCGCACGGCGAAGAGAATTCGCCAAAGATTTTTGCCAAAGTGGAGTGCCCCTCATGTTCTCGTACACTTGTCGGCTTTCCCTCGCTGTCGCCACCGCCGCACTCGCCCTGATCTGCGTCCAGGCCGGGCAGCAGGCACCTGCCCGCGTCCAGGCCGACGGCGCCGCGGTCGTCTCCGAGCCGGCCGTGGTCACGGGGTTCGCGGCGCCCGGGGACATCCGCTGGGACTGATCCCGAGCGGGGGACGCCGACGGCACCCCATGCCGTCGGCGTCCCCTTCCGCCGGCCTTTCCTCAGAGGGAGGGCTCGCCGGGCCCGGAGTCGGGGCCCGGCGACTCCAGCAGCCCGGAACGCTCGATGAGGACGCCCAGTTCGCAGCGGCTCCGCGCGCCCAGCTCCTCGTAGATCTTGGAGATGTGGGTCCGGCACGTCCGCACGCTCACCCCCATCCGGCGGGCGATGCTCTCGTCGGTCTCCCCCTCCGCGAGCAGCTTGACGATGGACAGCCGGATGTCGGACAGCATGTGCTGCACCTCCGGTGCCCGGTTCTGCGCCGAGAACGGGGCGGCGAGCATCCAGGCCCGCTCGAAGGCGCCGACCAGGAAGTCCACCACCGCGGGCTGGTACACGGCGATCGCGATCTGCCGGTCGCTGCGCGCCGGGATGAACGCCACCTTGCGGTCGAAGATGATCAGCCGCTCGAAGAACTCGTCGAGCGTGCGGACGGCGCCGCCCGCCCGGACCACCTTGTTCACGTACTTGCGGGTGGCCGGATTGAACCGGGCGGAGTGCTGGTAGACCGTCCGCATCTGGACGCCGCGCTCCAGCATGGACTGCGTGGACCCCCAGGCCGCGGCGAGGCTCTCGGCGCTGCGGCCCCCTCCCGGCTGGGCCGTGAGCACCTCCTCCTGGCACTGCCCGGCCATCGACTCCAGCTCGGCGTTGATGGCCTCGATGCCGACGAACTCGCGGAACTCCCGGCCGTAGTCCGGTCCGTACTCCGCGTCCGCGTACACCTTCTGATAGCGCGTGAACTCCGTACGGACCTCGGAGACCTCGTGCTCCAGCTGCTCGATCTGGGTGTTCAGCGGCGCCAGCAGGTGCGAGACCGCGTCCCGCGGAGTGGAGATTCCGAAGCTCCCGTCATCCCCCTGCAGCGGCACCAGCAGCCGGTACTTGCACAGCCGCTCCACGGCCGTCGCCGTCCGCTCCGCGCTCCACCCCAGCACCTCGCTCGCGATGGCCGGACGCAGTATGTTCTGACGGACCGACAGACGATAGAGCTCCTCTCCGTCGGCTTCCAAATCGTGCTCTTTTGGCTGGTCAAGGCCACTTTTGCGCATCTTTTCCTCCCCCTGTTCCCCCCCTGTACCAATGACGATCGAAATTCGCCAGAGGTTCCGGAAGTTGCATTGCAGCATCCGGGCCCCGACAGGTATAGATCACTCATCGCGGCCGGACAATGATTCGGCTGATGACCATGCCCCACATCACACAGCAGCCCCCTGTCCACGCCGCCGTCCCGGCCGCCCACGCCTCCGTCCCGGCCTTCCTGT
This genomic window contains:
- a CDS encoding PqqD family protein, with amino-acid sequence MTTTPAADAVPRPKPETRFRKFRGKLLAANGPSALELSESAAFILQNVDGSRSARAIGELLAAEYGIDADEATADVLELLAELAESDIIDMGSA
- a CDS encoding nucleotidyltransferase domain-containing protein, with protein sequence MTFDFTRCLDEVSGRGLLPADHRAAFVVGSLARGWANPSSDVDIYVVTDEPWTGAASGSIRVPLTRPDVPTAHFPGAGDGRRRELKYWTDGQIGEVLAKVSWAEFDAGRSIGQMVTRDEEQLLERLLACRPLSGEDWVRERQREIEQSAFRAVVVSYCLTNADDFVEDALGQLAVDDLDSAVLSVRQAFGHAVDALLASHGECGRLVKWRARRMAAARPEALPYERYWAVETMRDFDSAAPRAWVEDVITLCKSLSMEVEI
- a CDS encoding CPBP family glutamic-type intramembrane protease, whose translation is MTSAAPAADRSRDTALPFPRVYDWARWPLSRGRLAAAACVLAFAAALWSTGGSARAVAALLVAETLLLCLPWRLPRTTRSVAGFWTETLCGLIAPLGAIAVAAWSGASWLGRGADWWWFAAGAALGGCLILASGMNPRALVTGELAFLAGPTRPGHGYARATATLVGPAGEEALFRGVVLSAAAGPAAPLGLLAAAAFVARHHIPPGANGRDSARAMGVEIGSAVALLALTAASHSLYPALLAHLLNNIPPAVLQFQCARSGRPTP
- the asnB gene encoding asparagine synthase (glutamine-hydrolyzing) translates to MCGLAGLARTDGRMLPADTDDLLRRMAHAVAHRGPDEQETLNSGPVGLAFTRLSLVDPAAGGQPLHSPDGNVVLIANGEVYNHRELAAGLPSGVRMRTGSDCEVLVHLYQQKGLRFLDDVRGMFAVVLWDKARNRILFARDRFGVKPLFYHQNRERLVFGSEMKALFQDPACPREVDWSGALADQALGGAPDLVDGPPNTWFRGIELVPAGTILSFDLADGSSASHRYWSFPDIGAFRDDLSADEFIGRYRELLSESVRECETSDVELGLFLSGGVDSAAVAALSTIRPRTFTALNGSTLVNGDSEHGHRAALLLGLDNHQVVFDTRRVPSAEEWKDLLWLLESPQCSPEVFYKRELYRYVKSEFPEIKGMLLGGGSDEFNGGYSVTAAEGGDWGGFLSNLDEMALRDHRHRMRGTAAWWEQSAAHPLVRADVLRDGARADDSYQRFWRWKYRDIQQYNCWHEDRTAAGSGIEARVPFLDHRLVELAASVPPELRPRLIWDKRILRDGLADVLPREYADRPKVPFFYGDGVHHTYRAFAAMLAANGDALLEEALSGARAKEYIDADNARATLRALQDDPTSGHVEFLLRVVNLGLLDQMAQQPPAAPVDARPAAVPTALAVTDWDAERRAIEAHVLNRAERHGALVPTLHDSVLLLAEPGEPDVRYVLVNGEIQYVVDGSETPAWLRMLDAIDGERGIDELLAAVGCPLSEVEEPLFESAELGVITLAEPAARA
- a CDS encoding alpha/beta hydrolase; translated protein: MSTAFGHLRYGPSAWQRIDLYGPLDEPADAPAPVVLVHGGYWRHDRTAQDLEPLACALAAAGHRVAVPEYRPGWDGGQWPGAAEDCTAALRLLAQRDPRWLGATLVGHSAGAHLLLSAVAGTGAGARLVLLAPVADLVEAARLGVGDGAVDTFLAAHLLGGGSHTDATPRLGPGDAASVTVVVAEEDQAVPAALSAHQLDTWTAQGLPVTEVRLAGARHMHLVNPRRPAWETVLRLLAGATGAPEESA
- a CDS encoding formyltransferase family protein yields the protein MTDTAGARPLRIGVLVSATGANLSTLLDLQRREPERFQVALVASHGERAGALRVAREAGVETWTGDFDEVCGLASRAEGPEDRTRYRALARTWHDGLDDRIRAWERGNGDLDLIVLAYHRWIEGRLLERYRGRMINQHPGDLSVLDAQGRRVLVGKDPVRTAMRLGHRSTRTSCFLVDGTRDGGPVLCMGPEVATGGRPATVEAAWQQELEQKERSDRACLEWTVRALADGRVTVSDRTHRDGSRVVLVDGNETPLGGMRMAEEGR
- a CDS encoding nucleoside-diphosphate kinase translates to MTSTDVVTAEVAGDAAATPGAAAAGPGPLPGDGRSAVSPRAFDALTADPAKRAAYRLDTYAREGLDLFRPPGDRAWLYATTFVVLKPDAFAGRRCGLILDILEEEGWLPIAAHPLRFDPLLTREIWRYQFNAASAQRIAVVDHLLGSGPSLLVLLRDTRRAPGLPASVRLTAAKGAADPGAAHGRDLRTRFGRVNGLFNFVHTADEPADLVRELRLFGYRTGASFLRSALGAAPAQQGEPCPARALLPELEREIPAHDLDVTRSLDRLAARDDGWGELARLHAAPERVGRWLEELETTELPEGGARWDVLSVLTGWIECNEPGVAPLLATVAATDWRNNG
- a CDS encoding HAD family phosphatase, with the protein product MRPLPDDVQAVVFDCDGLLVDTEVCWTRAETAIFAAHGHGFGPEQKALVIGRTLAAAGDAMADYFGRAGAGGELAAELLDGVRRELAKGADALPGAVELVKACAAAVPVAVASNSPRELLDTALASAGLAGFFPVSFAADEVESAKPAPDLYLAACAALGADPARSVAFEDSATGIAAARAAGLYVVTVPSLSGAELDHDLLAGSLAEPGLVRWSQGLGARAGR
- a CDS encoding (2Fe-2S)-binding protein encodes the protein MPDVDDPMVCLCMRVSESELVAAVRVGNRDLPAIREATGANTGCGDCAPDIEDLIDAASCSAPSGG
- a CDS encoding LuxR C-terminal-related transcriptional regulator — protein: MEADGEELYRLSVRQNILRPAIASEVLGWSAERTATAVERLCKYRLLVPLQGDDGSFGISTPRDAVSHLLAPLNTQIEQLEHEVSEVRTEFTRYQKVYADAEYGPDYGREFREFVGIEAINAELESMAGQCQEEVLTAQPGGGRSAESLAAAWGSTQSMLERGVQMRTVYQHSARFNPATRKYVNKVVRAGGAVRTLDEFFERLIIFDRKVAFIPARSDRQIAIAVYQPAVVDFLVGAFERAWMLAAPFSAQNRAPEVQHMLSDIRLSIVKLLAEGETDESIARRMGVSVRTCRTHISKIYEELGARSRCELGVLIERSGLLESPGPDSGPGEPSL